In Erigeron canadensis isolate Cc75 chromosome 1, C_canadensis_v1, whole genome shotgun sequence, a single window of DNA contains:
- the LOC122584790 gene encoding 23 kDa jasmonate-induced protein-like, with amino-acid sequence MACNVFGKPVRGESRLDRALKALEDTNLGGKRDQAIQYVKHQQLKAGAQGGLVCTLTIFYNATGETLFYAEDHSKYGKIYDSYPARVHNGQWGAFLHIKRSVAPTGSEGFVVYRGKCNNTDFCKQLIAWDVPVNQAHFDNHAYCDIYADDWDINKDKVYKRMEAGSKQHTTTKKGMVVTSSIDEGICPLYEAQFTLDEDDANGGTFKGPGAAPTPSIFPLDNTVLSVFCQKNIFF; translated from the exons atggcTTGTAACGTGTTTGGCAAACCTGTGAGAGGGGAAAGTAGGTTAGATAGGGCCCTCAAGGCCTTAGAGGATACAAACTTAGGTGGAAAGCGTGATCAGGCAATTCAATATGTCAAGCATCAACAATTAAAGGCTGGGGCGCAGGGTGGATTAGTTTGCACTCTGACCATCTTTTATAATGCTACCGGTGAGACCTTGTTTTATGCCGAAGACCACTCCAAGTATGGGAAAATCTATGATTCATATCCGGCTAGAGTTCACAATGGTCAGTGGGGTGCGTTCCTGCATATAAAAAGGTCTGTCGCGCCTACTGGCTCGGAAGGATTTGTAGTGTATCGTGGCAAGTGCAATAACACAGATTTTTGCAAGCAGCTAATTGCTTGGGATGTCCCTGTGAACCAAGCGCATTTTGACAACCAT GCCTATTGTGACATCTATGCTGATGATTGGGATATCAATAAAGATAAGGTGTATAAAAGAATGGAAGCTGGTAGCAAACAACATACAACTACAAAGAAAGGAATGGTAGTAACATCGTCAATTGATGAGGGTATTTGTCCTTTGTACGAAGCACAATTCACTCTTGACGAAGATGATGCGAATGGCGGAACTTTTAAGGGGCCCGGGGCGGCCCCAACCCCTTCCATTTTTCCGCTAGATAATACAGTTTTATCCGtattttgtcaaaaaaatatatttttctag
- the LOC122582742 gene encoding 23 kDa jasmonate-induced protein-like, whose translation MASNVFGNPVRGGSRSDRAYKALEDNNLDGKRDQAIQYVKHEQQKFAAQGGVLCTLTIFYNATGETLFYEEDHSKYGKIYDSYPARIQNGQWGAFLHIKRAAAPTGSEGYVVYRGKCNSTDFCKQLIAWDVPVNQAHVDNHAYCDIYADDYDINKDKVYKRMEAGSKQRTTTKKGMCITSSIDEGTSPLYEAHFTIED comes from the exons atggctagtAACGTGTTTGGCAACCCTGTGAGAGGGGGAAGTAGGTCAGATAGGGCCTACAAGGCCCTGGAGGACAATAACTTAGACGGAAAGCGTGATCAGGCAATTCAATATGTCAAGCATGAGCAACAAAAGTTTGCGGCGCAGGGGGGAGTACTTTGCACACTGACCATCTTTTATAATGCTACAGGTGAGACCTTGTTTTATGAGGAAGACCACTCCAAGTATGGGAAGATCTATGATTCGTATCCGGCTAGAATTCAGAATGGTCAGTGGGGTGCGTTCCTGCATATAAAAAGGGCTGCCGCGCCAACTGGCTCCGAAGGATATGTAGTCTATCGTGGCAAGTGCAATAGTACAGACTTTTGCAAGCAGCTAATTGCTTGGGATGTCCCTGTGAACCAAGCGCATGTGGACAACCAC GCCTATTGTGACATCTATGCTGATGATTACGATATCAATAAGGATAAGGTGTATAAAAGAATGGAAGCTGGTAGCAAACAACGTACAACTACAAAGAAAGGCATGTGCATAACATCCTCAATTGATGAGGGTACTTCTCCTTTGTATGAAGCACACTTCACTATTGAAgattga
- the LOC122590206 gene encoding uncharacterized protein LOC122590206 → MVGDKNENNNPVVAIPLSSYQCPILNNTNYTLWAIRMKKILVANGIWDLLEGTSTSKEIDIKRDSSASAYLFQGLPEDLQMQVAGCETAKQIWDSLKSRFVGTEDVQQAHSQQLKSEFERLLMKEDESIDSFARKLMSIITKAATCGLTFDEQTKVRKLLNAVPDKFIPIVATIEMVLDFKEAKLEEVIGKLKTYEKRLKFRKESREDNSEKLLFTRQGNGRNYERNYGNNRGRGGYQTRGRGQGRFVRDNKNEDSFDRWKKNPRDQNYPRRQLKDVQCYNCQDFGHFAANCPKPNHREEKANLVFEDDEPALLMVITKDEEDTTSLKEMTRRNGIVIEKNEIPKAKLEDIRSEIETDLRSKLEFWKFELLQDFEMEKQEFEKKMKDREIAFEKQMRKEIENLKKIRDCTSKEIKELKTKRETLEKENHGVFWDKKLLEEEPRIDDGECKKHQETPSRFQKESKIEKDIKSRTKKVEYEDRDKGNILLEIQDYEIIQMMEDTDKVNNNDLDEIEDKEESSQIKEEIQDILRIKDQDKESGNKPKFKDKDNEALEEVKAWINKLGGSIG, encoded by the coding sequence ATGGTGGGAGATAAAAACGAAAACAACAATCCTGTTGTTGCCATACCGTTATCATCCTATCAATGTCCAATTCTAAACAATACGAACTATACGTTATGGGCCATACGAATGAAGAAGATATTAGTGGCAAATGGAATTTGGGATTTACTAGAAGGAACGAGTACATCAAAAGAGATAGATATAAAAAGGGATAGTTCTGCATCTGCATATCTATTCCAAGGATTGCCAGAAGATTTGCAAATGCAAGTTGCGGGATGTGAAACAGCAAAACAAATTTGGGACTCGTTAAAGTCCAGATTTGTTGGGACAGAAGATGTTCAACAAGCGCACTCGCAACAATTGAAATCAGAATTTGAGAGACTCttgatgaaagaagatgaatcaATAGATTCATTTGCCAGAAAATTGATGAGCATTATTACAAAGGCTGCTACATGTGGATTGACATTTGATGAACAAACGAAAGTACGAAAATTACTCAACGCAGTACCAGATAAGTTTATACCAATAGTAGCAACCATTGAAATGGTTCTTGATTTTAAGGAAGCGAAATTGGAAGAGGTTATTGGGAAACTTAAGACTTACGAAAAAAGGCTTAAGTTTAGAAAAGAAAGTAGAGAAGACAATAGTGAAAAGTTGTTGTTCACACGTCAAGGGAATGGCAGAAATTATGAACGCAACTATGGAAACAATAGAGGAAGAGGTGGTTATCAGACAAGAGGAAGAGGCCAAGGAAGATTCGTAAGAGATAACAAGAATGAAGATAGTTTCGATAGATGGAAGAAAAACCCTAGAGATCAAAACTATCCAAGAAGACAACTTAAAGACGTGCAATGTTATAATTGTCAAGATTTTGGACACTTTGCTGCAAATTgtccaaaaccaaaccatagaGAAGAAAAAGCAAACCTTGTGTTCGAAGATGACGAACCAGCGCTATTGATGGTTATTACTAAGGATGAAGAGGATACAACATCCTTAAAAGAAATGACGAGAAGGAATGGAATTGTCATTGAGAAAAATGAAATTCCAAAAGCAAAATTAGAAGACATAAGGTCAGAGATAGAAACTGACTTAAGAAGTAAACTAGAGTTTTGGAAGTTTGAATTACTCCAAGACTTTGAGATGGAGAAACAAGAGTTcgagaaaaaaatgaaagatagaGAGATAGCATTTGAGAAACAAATGCGAAAAGAGATAGAGAACCTGAAGAAGATAAGAGATTGCACAAGCAAAGAGATAAAAGAGTTAAAGACAAAAAGAGAAACGCTTGAGAAAGAAAACCATGGAGTTTTTTGGGATAAGAAACTCCTAGAAGAAGAACCAAGAATTGACGATGGTGAATGCAAGAAGCATCAAGAGACGCCATCAAGATTTCAAAAGGAAAGCAAGATTGAGAAAGACATCAAGTCAAGAACCAAGAAAGTTGAATACGAAGATCGTGATAAAGGAAACATATTGTTGGAGATTCAAGACTATGAGATAATACAAATGATGGAAGATACCGACAAAGTTAACAACAATGATCTAGACGAGATTGAAGACAAGGAAGAAAGTAGCCAAATCAAGGAAGAAATTCAAGACATACTTCGTATTAAAGATCAAGACAAAGAAAGTGGAAACAAGCCAAAGTTCAAGGATAAAGACAATGAAGCACTTGAAGAAGTGAAGGCATGGATTAATAAATTAGGGGGAAGTATTGGATAA
- the LOC122585771 gene encoding uncharacterized protein LOC122585771, whose protein sequence is MVDESRDESKKEQMAIVLRFVDRDGIIRERFLDLVHVTDTMALTLKTNMWRRLLHYQFDVSKIRGQGYHGASNMSGEWNGLQALVLKDCPYAYYVHCFAHRLQLALVAAAKDVTPVHTFFTNLAFVINVVCASSKRHDELQMAKSDEIRKLLELGEIKSGKGLNQVGTLRRAGDTRWGSHFNSVCSLLNMFDVTRVVLQEIIEDRTHTTISHRGDADAAHMHMKSFEFVFILHMIKKVMGKTNTLSQEIQKKSQDIVNAMELVSSTRESLNIYRNSGFDSLLDEVTCFCNKHQVEIPDLKAPYTSTRYRPRKKDLHVTFEHYYRVDLFIATLDIQINELDNRFNEHAMELLSLSASLASKEININEICLFVEKYYPEDFTEFEVTKLRYQSETLNIDMTKNILLSGVSTLADLCKCLVETKKRDAYYLVDRVVRLILTLPVSTVTTERAFSTMKIFKTRLRNKMSDTYLADSLAIYIEREIAENSDTPSVIDAFKELKDRNVDL, encoded by the exons ATGGTTGACGAGTCACGAGATGAGTCAAAGAAAGAGCAGATGGCCATAGTTTTGAGATTTGTTGATAGAGATGGGATCATAAGAGAAAGATTCTTGGATTTGGTTCATGTTACGGATACCATGGCATTAACATTGAAAACAAACATGTGGAGACGACTTTTACACTATCAGTTTGATGTTAGTAAAATCCGAGGCCAAGGTTATCATGGTGCTAGCAACATGAGTGGGGAATGGAATGGATTACAGGCACTTGTTCTTAAGGATTGTCCTTATGCGTATTATGTTCATTGTTTTGCTCACAG GTTACAACTTGCGTTAGTTGCTGCTGCAAAGGATGTCACTCCAGTTCACACTTTTTTTACAAACTTGGCTTTTGTAATTAATGTGGTTTGTGCTTCTAGCAAACGTCATGATGAGTTACAAATGGCAAAGTCAGATGAGATCAGAAAGTTATTGGAACTTGGTGAAATCAAATCAGGAAAAGGATTGAATCAAGTTGGAACATTAAGAAGAGCCGGTGATACACGTTGGGGTTCTCACTTTAACTCTGTTTGCAGCTTGCTCAACATGTTTGATGTCACTCGTGTTGTTCTCCAGGAAATCATTGAAGACAGAACACATACTACTATATCTCATCGTGGAGATGCTGATGCTGCTCATATGCACATGAAGTCATTTGAGTTTGTGTTTATTCTTCACATGATTAAGAAAGTGATGGGAAAAACGAATACACTTTCTCaagaaatacaaaaaaagtCCCAAGATATTGTTAATGCCATGGAGTTAGTTTCATCTACGAGGGAGAGTCTAAATATTTATAGAAACAGTGGGTTTGATTCTTTACTTGACGAGGTGACCTGCTTTTGTAACAAGCATCAAGTAGAGATACCGGATTTGAAAGCTCCATATACATCTACTCGATATCGGCCTCGTAAAAAAGATCTTCACGTCACATTTGAACATTATTACCGGGTAGATTTGTTTATAGCCACATTGGATATACAGATAAATGAGTTGGATAATAGATTTAATGAGCATGCGATGGAGTTGTTGTCTCTTAGTGCGAGTTTGGCTTCAAAAGAGATTAATATTAATGAGATTTGTCTTTTTGTTGAAAAGTATTATCCTGAAGATTTTACTGAGTTTGAGGTAACTAAGTTAAGATATCAATCGGAGACTCTTAATATTGATATGACAAAGAATATCTTGCTAAGTGGTGTTTCAACTCTTGCTGATCTTTGCAAATGTCTTGTGGAAACCAAAAAACGTGATGCGTACTATTTGGTTGATAGAGTTGTTCGGTTAATCTTGACACTTCCGGTTTCTACTGTAACAACAGAGAGAGCATTTTCAACCATGAAAATATTCAAGACCCGTCTTCGCAATAAGATGTCAGATACGTATCTCGCGGATAGCTTGGCGATTTACATAGAAAGAGAAATTGCTGAAAACAGTGATACCCCATCAGTAATCGATGCGTTCAAAGAGCTTAAAGATCGTAATGTTGATTTGTGA